The following coding sequences lie in one Stenotrophomonas rhizophila genomic window:
- the mntR gene encoding manganese-binding transcriptional regulator MntR, translating to MPPASLSRKSPLLAAEAHAEGFVQVREARRSELVEDYVELIADLIADGREARQVDIATRLGVAQPTVAKALKRLVKEGWAVQRPYRGVFLTPAGEALAVEMRARHQTVEKFLLALGVDADSARRDAEGIEHHVSEATLAAFEAFVRKANGHG from the coding sequence ATGCCGCCAGCCTCCCTGTCCAGGAAATCCCCGTTGCTTGCCGCCGAAGCGCATGCGGAGGGCTTCGTGCAAGTGCGCGAAGCGCGCCGCTCGGAGCTGGTGGAAGACTACGTGGAGCTCATCGCCGACCTGATCGCCGACGGCCGCGAGGCCCGCCAGGTGGATATCGCCACCCGCCTGGGCGTGGCGCAGCCAACCGTGGCCAAGGCGCTGAAGCGGTTGGTCAAGGAGGGCTGGGCGGTGCAGCGGCCGTATCGCGGCGTGTTCCTGACCCCGGCCGGCGAGGCGCTGGCGGTGGAGATGCGCGCGCGCCACCAGACCGTGGAGAAGTTTCTGCTGGCACTGGGCGTGGACGCCGATTCGGCGCGACGCGATGCCGAAGGCATCGAGCATCATGTGAGCGAAGCGACCCTGGCCGCGTTCGAGGCGTTCGTGCGCAAGGCCAATGGCCATGGTTGA
- a CDS encoding GAF domain-containing protein, whose protein sequence is MHTGSGFPSVVGFDLPGLQDGPAPSRVIVSALLDTTPGDDWMRVLDRLAWPALRLDHGVEQLRLVGQGIHFVGDIRDGRGLSAAVRELFDLVTAKVLSARMAALENPVDDLALTAPPLAPILVSHDPRLADVAALLELPALPALLELASRLTGMRFVAVARVTAERWTACAVHDLLGFGLQPGQDLVLETTICDEIRQHHHTVQFDHASADPVFSTHPTPAMYGFESYLSVPMFRRDGSLFGTLCALDPNPSQLDAVSVRCFEVLAAWIGAQLELEDAQGTIDSQAPQTVRAALAAVAEQAARIAASAAPTSALHDTAKRIEALSRVER, encoded by the coding sequence ATGCACACAGGCTCCGGCTTCCCCAGTGTGGTCGGCTTTGACCTGCCTGGCCTGCAGGACGGGCCGGCCCCGTCGCGGGTGATTGTCAGTGCCTTGCTCGACACCACCCCGGGCGATGACTGGATGCGGGTCCTGGATCGCCTGGCCTGGCCGGCATTGCGGCTGGACCACGGCGTCGAACAGCTGCGCCTGGTGGGGCAGGGCATCCACTTCGTCGGGGATATCCGGGATGGACGTGGGTTGTCGGCCGCCGTGCGCGAACTGTTCGACCTGGTCACGGCCAAGGTGCTCTCTGCGCGCATGGCCGCGCTCGAAAATCCGGTGGACGACCTCGCACTGACGGCCCCGCCGTTGGCGCCCATCCTGGTGTCGCACGATCCGCGCCTCGCCGATGTCGCCGCGTTGTTGGAACTACCGGCGCTGCCGGCCCTGCTGGAACTGGCCAGCCGCCTGACCGGCATGCGCTTTGTCGCGGTCGCGCGGGTCACCGCCGAGCGCTGGACGGCGTGCGCCGTGCACGACCTGCTGGGCTTCGGGCTGCAACCCGGGCAAGACCTGGTGCTGGAAACCACCATCTGCGACGAGATCCGCCAGCACCACCACACGGTGCAGTTCGACCACGCCAGTGCCGACCCGGTGTTCTCCACCCATCCCACACCGGCGATGTACGGCTTCGAAAGTTACCTGTCGGTGCCGATGTTCCGGCGCGACGGCAGCCTGTTCGGCACCCTGTGTGCGCTGGACCCCAACCCCTCGCAGCTGGATGCGGTAAGCGTGCGGTGCTTCGAAGTGTTGGCCGCATGGATCGGCGCGCAGCTGGAGCTGGAGGACGCGCAGGGCACCATCGACAGTCAGGCGCCACAGACCGTGCGTGCCGCGTTGGCGGCGGTCGCCGAACAGGCGGCACGGATCGCCGCCAGCGCGGCGCCAACGTCAGCGCTGCACGACACTGCCAAGCGCATCGAAGCGTTGAGTCGGGTCGAGCGCTGA
- the orn gene encoding oligoribonuclease, producing MADNGAEGERLIWIDLEMTGLDTDNDAIIEIATVVTDAQLNVLAEGPEFAIHHPVERLEAMDEWNRTQHRRSGLWQRVVDSQVTLGQAEAQTVNFLAQWIKAGASPMCGNSICQDRRFLHREMPRLEKYFHYRNLDVSTVKELAKRWAPSVAAGLTKTASHTALSDVHDSIAELRHYRQFMGALSGLPG from the coding sequence ATGGCTGACAACGGCGCAGAAGGCGAACGATTGATCTGGATCGACCTGGAAATGACCGGTCTGGATACCGACAACGACGCGATCATCGAGATCGCCACCGTGGTCACCGATGCGCAGTTGAACGTCCTTGCCGAAGGCCCCGAGTTCGCCATTCACCATCCGGTCGAGCGCCTGGAAGCGATGGACGAATGGAACCGCACCCAGCACCGCCGCTCCGGCCTGTGGCAGCGCGTGGTCGACAGCCAAGTCACCCTCGGCCAGGCCGAAGCGCAGACGGTGAATTTCCTGGCGCAGTGGATCAAGGCCGGTGCCTCGCCGATGTGCGGCAACTCGATCTGCCAGGACCGCCGCTTCCTGCACCGCGAGATGCCGCGGCTGGAGAAGTACTTCCACTACCGCAACCTGGACGTGTCCACGGTGAAGGAACTGGCCAAGCGCTGGGCGCCGAGCGTGGCGGCCGGGCTGACCAAGACCGCCAGCCATACCGCGCTGAGCGACGTGCACGACTCGATCGCCGAACTGCGCCACTATCGCCAGTTCATGGGCGCGCTGTCGGGCCTGCCGGGCTGA
- a CDS encoding DUF4124 domain-containing protein gives MALVCAAGALAVVHSAQAQVYKCTGGNGETVYAQQPCGTGAKEVTIRANRAATRTPGEAATQSAVLRSTDLSDASIAERNCVNAARSSIQGPVDRRIDTYQRQVAALNQQLGDDDKDALAAATRDAGVRAQIASLEQSISAERRSADSSLGTAQQRCAEQRRDREANIERKYAPARAAGDTAAQSL, from the coding sequence ATGGCGCTGGTGTGCGCGGCAGGGGCGCTGGCCGTCGTGCACTCGGCCCAGGCGCAGGTTTATAAATGCACCGGCGGCAACGGTGAAACCGTGTACGCGCAGCAGCCGTGCGGCACCGGCGCCAAGGAGGTCACCATACGCGCAAACCGGGCCGCAACCCGTACCCCGGGCGAGGCGGCAACGCAATCCGCCGTGTTACGTTCCACCGATCTGTCCGATGCGTCCATTGCCGAGCGCAACTGCGTGAACGCAGCGCGGTCGAGCATCCAGGGGCCGGTTGACCGGCGCATCGACACCTATCAGCGCCAGGTGGCCGCACTGAACCAGCAGCTGGGCGACGACGACAAGGATGCGCTCGCCGCTGCCACACGCGATGCCGGCGTGCGGGCGCAGATCGCCAGCCTGGAGCAGTCGATCAGCGCCGAGCGCCGCAGCGCGGACAGCAGCCTCGGCACGGCGCAGCAACGTTGTGCCGAGCAGCGCCGTGACCGTGAAGCCAACATCGAGCGCAAGTACGCACCGGCGCGCGCGGCAGGCGACACCGCAGCCCAAAGCCTGTGA
- a CDS encoding CD225/dispanin family protein: MNTATPPANAPKDHMALAVISIICGFPPFGIVATIHANRVASHRLAGNMALATTASRKALRWSIASLVAIPLLGVVLIGYGLLLRVVG; this comes from the coding sequence ATGAACACGGCTACGCCACCGGCCAACGCGCCCAAGGACCACATGGCGCTCGCGGTGATCAGCATCATCTGCGGATTTCCGCCGTTCGGCATCGTCGCCACGATCCACGCCAACCGCGTGGCCTCGCATCGGTTGGCCGGCAACATGGCCTTGGCCACCACCGCCTCGCGCAAGGCACTGCGCTGGTCGATCGCCTCGCTGGTCGCCATTCCCCTGCTGGGCGTGGTGCTGATCGGGTATGGTCTGCTGCTTCGCGTAGTGGGTTGA
- a CDS encoding DUF1653 domain-containing protein: MSDLAPLPSLPLGHYRHFKGGNYDVLGVVRHSETLEPLVLYRPRDADVGLWVRPFAIFCAEVEVDGVRRPRFARVDADS, from the coding sequence ATGTCCGATCTTGCGCCCCTGCCCAGCCTGCCCCTTGGCCACTATCGCCATTTCAAGGGCGGCAACTACGACGTGCTGGGCGTGGTGCGCCACAGCGAAACGCTGGAGCCGCTGGTGCTGTACCGCCCGCGCGATGCGGACGTGGGCCTGTGGGTACGCCCGTTCGCCATATTCTGCGCGGAGGTGGAGGTGGACGGCGTGCGCCGCCCGCGCTTTGCCCGGGTCGACGCCGACAGCTGA
- a CDS encoding UvrD-helicase domain-containing protein, which produces MTQYWGPSAQGQRITQSPAWRLQLGAAQITLEVDGHLHRAPLRTTSIAFKRGLFWTGLTLFADDATVHVDGLPNAQLGPLQAALAQRLEPDAADHPVQAMREALVVIGEWLDEADAALAQADRQHRWFTTEHQHALLQRRPALALDEEGLWAVFDDPDLRSQLPGDASQIEDDLNRWCSDWPAAWKARNAAHVQRERAAAASLLDRVEQRPLTDEQLQAVLCFDSRVLVVAAAGSGKTATMVAKAAYAVDRGLVAAEQIVMLAFNKDAANELQQRADQAFQRLGMDAEGVQARTFHALGRQIIGQATGRFPNVPDWAVDAGQGLERLADLVDQLKDRSHAFRTQWDLFRLVFGRDLVTQGSAPIADGWEADGRGYVHTLNGERVQDIEACLIADWLFYNGVGYRYERGDHFDPGTDRHMAGAASFHYTGTPLRHEHRSGAPDTAGRDRADTLHTDSAALRSGALFDLLGQALARQGVLLDPNPDRALPESGARPMPDAELIALVRTFISHAKSNGLTVEDMAQRLRALPEDQFKHRHRLFLALAAPILQGWDDALAAEHAIDFEDMLNQAAELLEQGRYASPYQLVMADEFQDASRARARLCRALVQAPGRHLFAVGDDWQSINRFAGADVSVMTGFVDWFGHGQVLKLEQTFRCPQALCDVSSRFISRNPAQISKQVRSQTAAQGPALLAFQVANRDQLRDAVGQYLHQLQRQLLSGERAPGRSGKLSVFVLGRYNADRAFVPPDWQARFGQQLEVRFLTAHRAKGAEADVVILPAMLERSFPNTRADDPVLALAMPHADTWPLGEERRLFYVALTRARRTVAMFSVRGRRSAFLTELVQDGAVQVTSLDGRSIQEQPCPACDGGVIVQRSGAYGSFQSCSGYPRCQYKPRQPAVHATR; this is translated from the coding sequence ATGACGCAGTACTGGGGTCCCTCGGCGCAGGGCCAACGCATCACACAGTCGCCCGCGTGGCGGCTGCAGCTGGGCGCAGCGCAGATCACGCTGGAGGTTGACGGGCATCTGCACCGGGCGCCGCTGCGTACCACGTCGATAGCATTCAAGCGCGGCCTGTTCTGGACCGGGCTGACCCTGTTTGCCGACGATGCAACGGTGCACGTGGACGGGCTGCCCAATGCGCAGCTGGGCCCGCTGCAGGCCGCGTTGGCGCAGCGCCTGGAACCCGATGCTGCCGACCACCCGGTGCAGGCCATGCGCGAGGCGCTGGTGGTGATTGGCGAGTGGCTCGACGAGGCCGACGCCGCGTTGGCGCAGGCCGACCGCCAGCATCGCTGGTTCACCACCGAGCACCAGCACGCGCTGCTGCAGCGACGCCCGGCGCTGGCGCTGGATGAGGAGGGGTTGTGGGCGGTGTTCGATGATCCGGACCTGCGCAGCCAGTTGCCCGGCGACGCATCGCAGATCGAAGACGACCTCAACCGCTGGTGCAGCGACTGGCCTGCCGCCTGGAAGGCCCGTAACGCGGCGCACGTACAACGCGAACGCGCGGCGGCGGCATCCCTGCTGGACCGGGTGGAGCAGCGCCCGCTGACCGACGAGCAGCTGCAGGCGGTGCTGTGCTTCGACAGCCGCGTGCTGGTGGTGGCCGCCGCAGGCTCGGGCAAGACCGCCACGATGGTGGCCAAGGCCGCCTATGCGGTGGACCGTGGGCTGGTGGCCGCCGAGCAGATCGTGATGCTGGCCTTCAACAAGGATGCCGCCAACGAGCTGCAGCAGCGCGCCGACCAGGCCTTCCAGCGGCTGGGGATGGACGCCGAGGGCGTGCAGGCGCGCACGTTCCACGCGTTGGGCCGGCAGATCATCGGCCAGGCCACCGGGCGTTTCCCGAACGTGCCGGACTGGGCGGTGGACGCCGGCCAGGGGCTGGAGCGGCTGGCCGACCTGGTGGACCAGCTCAAGGACCGCTCGCATGCGTTCCGGACCCAGTGGGACCTGTTCCGGCTGGTGTTCGGTCGCGACCTGGTCACGCAGGGCAGCGCGCCCATCGCCGATGGCTGGGAGGCCGATGGACGCGGCTATGTGCACACCCTCAACGGCGAACGCGTGCAGGACATCGAGGCCTGCCTGATTGCCGACTGGCTGTTCTACAACGGGGTGGGCTACCGCTACGAACGCGGCGACCACTTCGACCCCGGCACTGATCGCCACATGGCCGGCGCGGCGAGCTTCCACTACACCGGCACCCCGCTGCGGCACGAACACCGCAGCGGCGCGCCTGACACCGCCGGGCGCGACCGCGCCGACACGCTGCACACCGATTCGGCCGCATTGCGCAGTGGCGCGCTGTTCGACCTGCTCGGCCAGGCGCTGGCCAGGCAAGGGGTACTGCTTGACCCCAACCCCGACCGCGCACTGCCCGAGAGTGGCGCACGGCCCATGCCCGACGCCGAACTGATCGCGCTGGTGCGCACCTTCATCAGCCACGCCAAGAGCAACGGGCTGACGGTGGAGGACATGGCGCAGCGCCTGCGGGCCCTGCCCGAGGACCAGTTCAAGCACCGCCATCGCCTGTTCCTGGCGCTGGCCGCGCCGATCCTGCAGGGCTGGGACGACGCGCTGGCCGCCGAGCACGCGATCGACTTCGAGGACATGCTCAACCAGGCCGCCGAGCTGCTCGAGCAGGGCCGCTATGCTTCGCCCTACCAGCTGGTGATGGCCGACGAATTCCAGGACGCCTCGCGCGCCCGTGCGCGCCTGTGCCGCGCACTGGTGCAGGCGCCGGGCCGGCACCTGTTCGCGGTGGGCGACGACTGGCAATCGATCAACCGCTTCGCCGGCGCCGATGTGTCGGTGATGACCGGTTTCGTCGACTGGTTCGGGCACGGCCAGGTACTGAAGCTGGAGCAGACCTTCCGCTGCCCGCAGGCGCTGTGCGATGTGTCCAGCCGCTTCATCAGCCGGAACCCGGCGCAGATCAGCAAGCAGGTGCGGTCGCAGACCGCCGCGCAGGGGCCGGCGCTGCTGGCCTTCCAGGTGGCCAACCGCGACCAGCTGCGCGATGCCGTGGGCCAGTACCTGCATCAGCTGCAGCGCCAGCTGCTCAGTGGCGAGCGCGCGCCGGGCCGCAGCGGCAAGCTGTCGGTGTTCGTGCTGGGCCGGTACAACGCCGACCGCGCGTTCGTGCCACCCGATTGGCAGGCACGGTTCGGCCAGCAGCTGGAGGTGCGCTTCCTGACCGCGCACCGTGCCAAGGGTGCCGAGGCGGACGTGGTGATCCTGCCGGCCATGCTGGAGCGCAGCTTCCCCAACACCCGCGCCGACGACCCGGTGCTGGCGCTGGCCATGCCCCACGCCGACACCTGGCCGCTGGGCGAAGAGCGCCGGCTGTTCTACGTGGCGCTGACCCGTGCGCGGCGCACCGTGGCGATGTTCAGCGTGCGTGGCAGGCGCTCGGCGTTCCTCACCGAACTGGTGCAGGACGGCGCGGTGCAGGTGACGTCGCTCGACGGCAGGAGCATCCAGGAACAGCCCTGCCCGGCCTGCGATGGCGGGGTGATCGTGCAGCGGAGTGGTGCCTACGGCAGCTTCCAGTCGTGCTCGGGCTACCCGCGTTGCCAGTACAAGCCGCGCCAGCCAGCCGTGCACGCCACGCGCTGA
- a CDS encoding MFS transporter yields MSLSIAPLAARLSPRERTFILLALSLGGFAIGTSEFASMGLMLEISRGLSISETQVGHLISAYAIGVVVGAPVLAFAGAGYARRTLLLGLMGFYAVGNLASALAPNYSTMLVARFVAGLPHGAYFGVAMLVAAAISPPAQRGAAMSKVLLGLSVAILVGNPLTTWLGQQFSWRTAFALVSVLAIATVVMIARYLLPDPDEVRTSPMRELRAFNRTQVWLALAIGSVGFAGMFCVFTYLAPTLVQVTGLAESWMPLAVGIFGIGAIIGNVAGGWLVDRFHFRAAALVLVWSIVVLLAYPLAAQSVWSIFPMIIAVGTMGALAAVLQTRLMDVAGEAQTLAAASNHAAFNTANALGPWFGGMAIGAGFSPATTGYVGAATALGGLLLWGVAVLVDRRSRSAVACEG; encoded by the coding sequence ATGAGCCTTTCGATTGCCCCCCTGGCCGCGCGCCTGTCCCCGCGCGAGCGCACGTTCATCCTGCTGGCCCTGTCGCTGGGTGGCTTCGCCATCGGCACCAGTGAATTCGCCAGCATGGGCCTGATGCTGGAAATCAGCCGCGGCCTGTCGATCAGCGAAACCCAGGTGGGCCACCTGATCAGCGCCTACGCCATCGGCGTTGTGGTGGGTGCACCGGTGCTGGCTTTCGCCGGCGCCGGCTATGCCCGGCGCACGTTGCTGCTGGGGCTGATGGGCTTCTACGCGGTGGGCAACCTGGCCAGCGCGCTGGCCCCCAACTACAGCACCATGCTGGTGGCCCGGTTCGTGGCCGGCCTGCCGCACGGCGCCTACTTCGGCGTGGCGATGCTGGTGGCCGCGGCCATCAGCCCGCCCGCACAGCGCGGCGCAGCCATGTCCAAGGTGCTGCTGGGCCTGTCGGTGGCGATCCTGGTGGGCAACCCGCTCACCACCTGGCTGGGCCAGCAGTTCAGCTGGCGCACCGCCTTCGCGCTGGTCAGCGTGCTGGCCATCGCCACCGTGGTGATGATTGCGCGCTACCTGCTGCCCGATCCCGATGAAGTGCGCACCTCGCCGATGCGCGAACTGCGCGCGTTCAACCGCACCCAGGTGTGGCTGGCGCTGGCGATCGGTTCGGTGGGGTTTGCCGGCATGTTCTGCGTGTTCACCTACCTGGCGCCCACGCTGGTCCAGGTAACCGGCCTGGCCGAATCCTGGATGCCGCTGGCAGTGGGCATCTTCGGCATCGGCGCGATCATCGGCAACGTGGCCGGTGGCTGGCTGGTGGACCGCTTCCACTTCCGTGCCGCTGCGCTGGTGCTGGTGTGGTCGATCGTGGTGCTGCTGGCGTACCCGTTGGCGGCGCAGTCGGTGTGGAGCATTTTCCCGATGATCATCGCCGTGGGCACCATGGGCGCGCTGGCCGCGGTGCTGCAGACCCGCTTGATGGACGTGGCCGGCGAAGCACAGACGCTGGCCGCCGCATCCAACCATGCCGCGTTCAACACCGCCAATGCACTGGGGCCGTGGTTCGGTGGCATGGCCATCGGCGCCGGTTTCAGCCCGGCCACTACCGGGTACGTCGGTGCGGCAACGGCATTGGGCGGCCTGCTGTTGTGGGGCGTTGCGGTGCTGGTGGACCGGCGTTCGCGCAGCGCGGTGGCCTGCGAGGGGTGA
- a CDS encoding EcsC family protein: protein MNAISRMPPPLDTQILPTSQDWADLQRAVTLLESPTITAKMANLIGSPLEFAVKKLPNVVSKRIHGAVEAALFKSAQAALWSMDNAPGKAASTRWHKLAAATSGAVGGAFGFTSLFIELPVSTTIMMRSVADVARSEGFDLRDLSTRHACLEVFALGGNATGDDASETGYYITRGFTAEVMRHLSAELAGRAASGGGVMIGLTPKEAGKWLAKIVEKVAARFGVVVTEKFAAQAVPIIGAVTGATLNTMFTDYYQDMARGHFIVRRLERTYGYETVRAAYSMLAGQRG from the coding sequence ATGAACGCCATCTCCCGCATGCCACCCCCGCTGGACACGCAGATCCTGCCCACCTCGCAGGATTGGGCCGACCTGCAGCGTGCCGTCACGCTGCTGGAGTCGCCCACGATCACCGCCAAGATGGCCAACCTGATCGGCTCACCGCTGGAGTTCGCGGTGAAGAAGCTGCCGAACGTGGTGTCCAAACGGATCCACGGCGCGGTCGAGGCCGCCCTGTTCAAATCCGCCCAGGCGGCGTTGTGGAGCATGGACAACGCCCCCGGCAAGGCGGCGTCCACGCGTTGGCACAAGCTCGCGGCCGCCACCAGCGGCGCGGTCGGCGGGGCGTTCGGCTTCACCTCGTTGTTCATCGAACTGCCGGTCTCCACCACCATCATGATGCGGTCGGTGGCCGACGTGGCACGCAGCGAAGGCTTCGACCTGCGCGACCTCAGCACCCGGCACGCCTGCCTGGAGGTGTTCGCGCTGGGCGGCAATGCCACTGGCGACGATGCCAGCGAGACCGGCTACTACATCACCCGTGGCTTCACCGCCGAAGTGATGCGGCACCTGTCGGCCGAACTGGCCGGGCGCGCCGCCAGCGGGGGCGGGGTGATGATCGGCCTGACCCCAAAGGAGGCCGGGAAGTGGTTGGCCAAGATCGTGGAGAAGGTGGCCGCGCGCTTTGGCGTGGTGGTCACCGAGAAGTTCGCCGCGCAGGCCGTGCCGATCATCGGCGCGGTCACCGGCGCCACGCTCAACACCATGTTCACCGACTACTACCAGGACATGGCGCGCGGCCACTTCATCGTGCGCCGGCTGGAGCGCACCTACGGGTATGAAACGGTGCGTGCGGCCTATTCGATGCTGGCCGGCCAGCGCGGCTGA
- the tadA gene encoding tRNA adenosine(34) deaminase TadA has translation MVEYLPAPPPLGVPVHDQDEHWMRHALALAERAEREFNEIPVGALLVGADGQLLGEGWNLNIADHDPSAHAEIVAMRKAGRAISNHRLVGSTLYVTLEPCAMCAMAIVHARVARVVYAASDPKTGACGSVFDLLGDARHNHRVEIHGGVLAKDASTRLTNYFRAKRGKPPLLLE, from the coding sequence ATGGTTGAGTACCTGCCCGCGCCGCCGCCGCTGGGCGTGCCGGTGCACGACCAGGACGAACACTGGATGCGCCACGCGCTGGCGCTGGCCGAGCGTGCCGAACGCGAGTTCAACGAGATTCCGGTGGGTGCGCTGCTGGTCGGCGCCGACGGCCAACTGCTGGGCGAAGGCTGGAACCTCAACATCGCCGACCACGACCCCAGCGCGCATGCCGAGATCGTGGCAATGCGCAAGGCGGGCAGGGCGATCAGCAACCACCGGCTGGTGGGCAGCACGCTGTATGTGACGTTGGAGCCGTGCGCGATGTGCGCCATGGCGATCGTGCATGCGCGCGTGGCACGCGTGGTGTATGCCGCCAGCGATCCCAAGACCGGCGCCTGCGGCAGCGTGTTCGACCTGCTGGGCGACGCGCGCCACAACCACCGGGTCGAGATTCATGGCGGCGTGCTGGCCAAGGACGCCAGCACCCGGTTGACCAACTACTTCCGCGCCAAACGCGGCAAGCCGCCGCTGCTGCTGGAATAA
- a CDS encoding alkene reductase — translation MLFTPYRLGALTLPNRIVMPPMTRSRAADGNVATPLMADYYAQRASAGLIVSEGTQISQQGQGYAWTPGIHDDAQIAGWRGVTDAVHAAGGRIVAQLWHVGRVSHTALQPDGGAPVSSSALQAEGVKVFVDPQGRGPQGGVGEMVQHAMPRALAIEEIPGIVRDYAQAARNAIAAGFDGIELHGANGYLINQFIDSQANQRTDAYGGPLQNRLRFLREVVEAVADAIGAERVGVRLAPLTTLQGAVDDTPQATYLAAAHLLDSIGVGYLHIAEADWEDAPVMPVAFKEALRMLYRGTLIYAGKYTVERAEEALTKGWADLIAFGRPFIANPDLPERLRQGLPLNAPDKATFFGGGAEGFTDYPVAETAEA, via the coding sequence ATGTTGTTCACCCCCTACCGCCTGGGCGCGCTGACGCTGCCCAACCGTATCGTGATGCCGCCGATGACCCGCTCGCGCGCGGCCGACGGCAATGTCGCCACCCCGTTGATGGCCGACTACTACGCGCAGCGTGCGTCGGCTGGCCTGATCGTCAGCGAAGGCACCCAGATCAGCCAGCAGGGCCAGGGCTACGCCTGGACCCCGGGCATCCACGATGACGCGCAGATCGCCGGCTGGCGCGGCGTGACCGATGCGGTGCACGCCGCCGGCGGCCGCATCGTGGCCCAGCTCTGGCACGTCGGCCGCGTGTCGCATACCGCGCTGCAGCCCGACGGCGGCGCGCCGGTGTCCTCCTCGGCGTTGCAGGCCGAGGGCGTCAAGGTGTTCGTCGATCCGCAGGGCAGGGGCCCGCAGGGCGGCGTGGGCGAGATGGTGCAGCACGCGATGCCGCGCGCGCTGGCGATCGAGGAAATCCCCGGCATCGTGCGCGACTACGCGCAGGCAGCACGCAACGCGATCGCCGCCGGGTTCGACGGCATCGAACTGCATGGCGCCAACGGCTACCTGATCAACCAGTTCATCGACTCGCAGGCCAACCAGCGTACCGACGCCTACGGTGGCCCGCTGCAGAACCGGCTGCGCTTCCTGCGCGAGGTGGTCGAGGCCGTGGCCGACGCGATCGGCGCCGAGCGCGTCGGCGTGCGCCTGGCCCCGTTGACCACGCTGCAGGGCGCGGTGGACGACACCCCGCAGGCGACCTACCTGGCCGCTGCACACCTGCTGGACAGTATCGGCGTGGGCTACCTGCACATCGCCGAGGCCGACTGGGAAGACGCACCGGTGATGCCGGTGGCCTTCAAGGAAGCGCTGCGCATGCTCTACCGCGGCACCTTGATCTATGCCGGCAAGTACACCGTTGAACGCGCCGAAGAGGCGCTGACCAAGGGCTGGGCCGACCTGATCGCCTTCGGCCGACCGTTCATCGCCAACCCCGACCTGCCCGAGCGCCTGCGCCAGGGCCTGCCGTTGAACGCCCCGGACAAGGCCACGTTCTTCGGCGGCGGCGCCGAAGGCTTCACCGATTACCCGGTGGCAGAAACCGCCGAGGCCTGA